The following proteins are encoded in a genomic region of Cryptomeria japonica chromosome 11, Sugi_1.0, whole genome shotgun sequence:
- the LOC131065033 gene encoding uncharacterized protein LOC131065033, with protein MGNQNVCHGAIGNDNIKGFCEVISKMVKEIGDLKTDLNMIKKATMGEKVLSENVKELTVAINKAKSIEAMVSKIMEMEKKVKELEGIRDDKSLETNLKNLVNRVDRMELTGLSIPEWTLPEKGWIKINFDGASRGNPGASGVGVIVRDDRGNMLAIGAKRLVDGTNNVAECQAALEEILMAGKLGVRKLHLEGDSQVVVNGIARGRMEAWFLDK; from the exons ATGGGCAATCAAAATGTCTGTCATGGTGCCATTGGTAATGACAAcattaagggtttttgtgaggtcattagcaaaatggtgaaagagattGGTGACTTGAAGACTGACCTCAACATGATAAAAAAGGCTACTATGGGTGAGAAGGTTCTGTCTGAGAATGTTAAAGAATTAACGGTTGCTATTAACAAGGCGAAATCTATTGAGGCTATGGTTAGTAAAATTatggaaatggaaaagaaggtgaaggagctagAAGGGATCAGAGATGATAAGAGTCTGGAAACTAACCTAAAAAATCTGGTCAATagagtggataggatggagcttact GGCCTATCTATCCCTGAATGGACTCTACCTGAAAAGgggtggattaagattaattttgatggtgcatcgaGGGGCAACCCAGGGGCTTCGGGTGTTGGGGTGATTGTCCGCGATGATCGGGGCAACATGCTGGCCATTGGTGCTAAGAGATTGGTGGATGGAACGAACAACGTTGCTGAGTGTCAAGCAGCGTTAGAAGAAATCCTAATGGCTGGGAAATTGGGGGTCAGGAAACTTCATTTGGAAGGCGACTCTCAAGTTGTGGTGAATGGGATAGCTCGAGGTCGAATGGAAGCATGGTTTTTAGACAAGTAG